In Malaclemys terrapin pileata isolate rMalTer1 chromosome 11, rMalTer1.hap1, whole genome shotgun sequence, a single genomic region encodes these proteins:
- the RPRM gene encoding protein reprimo: MNASLGNQTEAAGLFFANSSDSLERALGCCTQPSVVTDNGFVVTGPDERSLYIMRVVQIAVMCVLSLTVVFGIFFLGCNLLIKSEGMINFLVKDRRPSKEVEAVVVGPY; the protein is encoded by the coding sequence ATGAACGCCTCGCTGGGCAATCAGACCGAGGCGGCGGGGCTCTTCTTCGCCAACAGCAGTGACTCCCTGGAGCGGGCCCTGGGCTGCTGCACCCAGCCCTCCGTGGTGACCGACAACGGCTTCGTGGTGACCGGCCCGGACGAGAGGAGCCTCTACATCATGCGGGTGGTGCAGATCGCCGTCATGTGCGTCCTCTCGCTCACCGTGGTCTTCGGCATCTTCTTCCTGGGCTGCAACCTGCTCATCAAGTCCGAGGGGATGATCAACTTCTTGGTGAAGGACCGGAGACCGTCCAAAGAGGTGGAGGCGGTGGTGGTCGGGCCCTACTGA